One stretch of Halapricum desulfuricans DNA includes these proteins:
- a CDS encoding DNA-directed DNA polymerase: MIELLITNVEAVTNDDTNTTEIHLFGRDTEGTRQAVTIHGFEPYFYTDTEYVLDREREYLGDEGVVSINHETTFSPFGEDRDVSQIVVESPKMIKRAASLFPTHYEADVRPVQRFRIDTGLKDWVQVPIDTRPGMQSPPVDIEDVKPIEAPVEIDPETRIVTFDIEVDDRGSFPEPGEKRVTSIVAHDNYENKYTGFIDGDGRDIAKMFPNGKPEEVDLLHVDEDEKSMLIRFAEWVAERDPDVLTAWNVDFDAPYVIERMERVGANPGVMSPLGEAYINYNGEGRIKGRSVYDLLTAYKKNSWGELRSYSLDYVAGVELGAAKISHEEGYFQMFRENPELLINYNGRDVLLSVDINESAAVIDFRDNLRKQIGVNFENTVNNYQFIEMMARRKLRDRREVGPTADSTGGRKYEGGHVMKPYTGVVMNVLGIDVESLYPWTMYMLNASPDTKISEERAKAEGIPYSKAPNGVCFRLDRDGLFKSLVKDALDLKEGFRTLKNEADPGSVEEALYAVKYQVSKTITNSIYGVIGWDRFFLYDRETAEAVTLAGQEVVKESGAFVDSKTEARVIYGDTDSNYIAFPPEWDQKRCIESAFEICDRLEEEVYPPLAESMNVPAEDCEWRIGPEMFAPRFLQWGKKKKYAYRATWKEGMEPGAVMDEPETVIKGSASKRSDSSRLTRDTEKEIINTILDGREGDVQQIVYDAAKLIDPANPDWELIGIPGGIRKELDEYESNTAHIRAAKYANELLGTEFGKASKPMRCYLQPAYFDEVGEKIDVIGYESSDDLRPISDRLNIAAGEMTTKLLIKPLGEMLDAVDVDVEAAVSGQNQTGLEAFL, translated from the coding sequence ATGATAGAGTTATTAATCACAAACGTCGAAGCAGTAACGAACGACGACACCAATACGACAGAGATTCATCTGTTTGGTCGTGACACTGAGGGCACCCGTCAGGCTGTCACCATTCACGGGTTCGAACCATACTTCTACACCGACACCGAGTACGTCCTTGATCGAGAACGCGAATATCTCGGCGACGAGGGCGTAGTGTCCATCAACCACGAGACAACCTTCTCGCCCTTTGGGGAAGACCGTGATGTGAGCCAGATCGTTGTCGAGTCTCCGAAGATGATTAAGCGGGCGGCTTCCCTCTTCCCAACACACTATGAAGCCGACGTGCGGCCCGTTCAACGGTTCCGGATCGACACCGGTCTGAAAGACTGGGTGCAGGTTCCTATTGATACCCGTCCCGGTATGCAAAGCCCACCGGTTGATATTGAAGATGTAAAACCGATTGAGGCACCCGTTGAGATTGATCCAGAGACCAGGATCGTGACCTTTGACATTGAGGTTGACGACAGAGGGTCGTTCCCTGAGCCGGGCGAGAAGCGTGTCACATCAATCGTTGCCCACGACAATTACGAAAACAAGTACACCGGATTCATCGACGGCGACGGTCGGGACATTGCGAAGATGTTCCCGAACGGTAAGCCGGAAGAGGTTGATCTGTTGCACGTTGATGAAGACGAGAAGTCGATGTTGATTCGGTTTGCTGAGTGGGTAGCCGAACGAGATCCGGACGTGCTGACAGCGTGGAATGTTGACTTCGACGCGCCTTACGTGATCGAGCGGATGGAACGTGTCGGAGCGAATCCCGGAGTAATGTCGCCGCTCGGAGAGGCGTACATCAACTACAACGGCGAGGGTCGGATTAAGGGCCGGTCGGTGTATGACCTTTTGACGGCGTACAAGAAGAACTCGTGGGGCGAACTTCGGTCTTACAGCCTGGATTACGTCGCCGGAGTAGAACTTGGCGCGGCGAAGATCAGCCACGAAGAAGGGTACTTCCAGATGTTTAGGGAGAACCCGGAATTGTTGATCAATTACAACGGCCGGGACGTGCTACTGTCGGTCGATATTAACGAAAGTGCGGCCGTTATCGACTTCCGAGATAATCTCCGGAAGCAGATTGGCGTGAACTTCGAGAACACGGTGAACAATTACCAGTTCATCGAAATGATGGCTCGGCGGAAGTTGCGAGATCGGCGAGAAGTTGGCCCGACTGCTGACTCGACGGGCGGCCGGAAGTACGAGGGCGGTCACGTTATGAAGCCCTACACGGGCGTCGTAATGAACGTTCTCGGGATCGACGTGGAATCGCTGTACCCGTGGACAATGTATATGCTGAACGCGTCCCCGGACACCAAGATCAGCGAAGAGCGGGCCAAGGCTGAGGGAATCCCGTATTCGAAAGCACCGAACGGTGTGTGCTTCCGGCTTGATCGGGATGGGCTGTTCAAGTCGCTGGTTAAGGACGCGCTGGATCTGAAAGAGGGCTTCCGCACTCTCAAGAACGAGGCCGATCCGGGGTCCGTCGAAGAGGCACTGTACGCGGTAAAGTATCAAGTATCAAAAACTATCACCAACTCAATCTATGGGGTGATTGGGTGGGATAGATTCTTCCTCTATGACCGTGAAACGGCTGAGGCTGTGACCTTGGCTGGGCAGGAAGTTGTGAAGGAATCTGGTGCATTCGTTGATTCCAAGACTGAAGCCCGAGTAATCTACGGTGACACGGACTCGAACTACATCGCCTTCCCGCCCGAGTGGGACCAGAAGCGGTGTATCGAGTCGGCGTTTGAGATTTGTGATCGGTTAGAAGAAGAGGTCTATCCACCGCTGGCGGAATCGATGAACGTTCCGGCAGAGGATTGCGAGTGGCGGATCGGTCCTGAGATGTTCGCTCCCCGGTTCTTACAGTGGGGAAAGAAGAAGAAGTACGCGTACAGAGCGACGTGGAAAGAAGGGATGGAACCGGGCGCGGTGATGGATGAACCTGAGACGGTTATCAAGGGGTCTGCTTCCAAGCGGTCGGACAGTTCTCGCCTGACTCGGGACACTGAAAAGGAGATCATTAACACGATCCTCGATGGGCGAGAAGGTGATGTGCAACAGATCGTCTATGACGCCGCCAAGTTGATTGATCCGGCGAATCCGGATTGGGAATTGATCGGGATTCCTGGTGGTATCCGCAAGGAGTTAGACGAGTATGAGAGTAACACAGCTCATATCCGAGCGGCGAAGTACGCGAATGAGTTGCTGGGTACGGAGTTCGGGAAAGCGTCGAAGCCAATGCGGTGCTACCTTCAGCCGGCGTACTTTGATGAAGTCGGTGAGAAGATCGACGTGATTGGGTATGAGAGTAGTGACGATCTCCGGCCGATCAGTGACCGGCTGAATATCGCAGCCGGTGAAATGACGACGAAATTGTTGATCAAGCCGTTAGGAGAAATGCTGGACGCAGTTGATGTTGATGTTGAGGCTGCGGTGTCTGGACAGAACCAGACGGGATTAGAGGCGTTCCTATGA
- a CDS encoding AAA family ATPase yields the protein MKVGAADETQSMTQPRAIAYTGYPGAGKTEAATFGEQWIGGEHVSMGDVVKEIAYDKLGEDATSHEIGHWATVSRYIGGPAVMANRVIEWWDEHGYPEEPVHIEGIRAIEELYVFEVVFGYIPVIFVDADPDIRLQRLQQRGRDGEDRFGKVDLIERDIREAEWGLRKLEHLSDHPVENDLDYGALKNRIGMKLIVLGYDLQ from the coding sequence ATGAAAGTTGGGGCGGCTGACGAAACCCAATCAATGACCCAACCAAGAGCAATCGCCTATACCGGGTATCCCGGTGCTGGCAAGACAGAAGCGGCAACGTTCGGAGAACAATGGATCGGGGGTGAACACGTCTCAATGGGAGACGTTGTAAAAGAAATCGCCTATGATAAACTGGGTGAAGACGCAACCAGCCACGAGATCGGTCACTGGGCAACAGTGAGTCGATACATAGGCGGCCCGGCTGTAATGGCGAACCGAGTGATCGAGTGGTGGGATGAACACGGCTACCCAGAAGAACCTGTTCACATCGAGGGCATTCGGGCAATCGAAGAATTGTACGTGTTTGAAGTGGTGTTCGGCTACATTCCCGTCATATTCGTTGACGCTGATCCGGACATTCGTCTTCAGCGCCTACAGCAACGAGGGAGAGACGGTGAAGATCGGTTCGGTAAAGTCGATCTGATAGAACGAGACATTCGAGAGGCGGAGTGGGGGTTACGTAAACTGGAACATCTGAGTGACCACCCGGTTGAGAACGATCTGGATTATGGTGCCCTGAAGAATCGGATCGGGATGAAACTGATCGTCCTTGGGTATGATCTACAATGA
- a CDS encoding PD-(D/E)XK nuclease family protein: MPAQTNRVLALRESVEPGEIPYISKSRVKKWLTCQEKFNYSYLKGYKEPETRYMRRGTAVHETFEDYYAAAERFVETHGRTPTISEMIDLLPDTRRWADYTEPFVANFLLFEARRARDAPTPEAWLPVAVEAEEWLEDPLDYGDEAIPWMGYADAIYPASGFPEIETDEGVVIVDFKTGKTPNPKYREEGIYLEGEYYAMLFESEWDVAGVAGYYPKADELIVSPLKESRRAKIRQVVHEMQAVSGENPAHLEIDEQPLCKWGTGKDEQCPYYDMCSSTWGEGLKHEEEFRRLAGTLSDHELAEHFGMDFGAVRYTKSKLGI; encoded by the coding sequence ATGCCAGCACAGACAAATAGAGTTCTTGCCCTTCGAGAGAGCGTTGAGCCGGGCGAGATCCCTTATATCAGCAAATCCCGAGTGAAGAAGTGGCTCACCTGCCAAGAGAAGTTCAACTACTCCTACCTGAAAGGGTACAAGGAGCCAGAGACGCGGTATATGCGGCGCGGGACGGCGGTTCACGAGACGTTCGAGGACTACTACGCGGCCGCTGAACGGTTCGTTGAGACCCACGGCCGGACACCCACGATCTCGGAGATGATCGACCTGCTTCCGGATACGCGGCGCTGGGCTGACTACACTGAGCCGTTCGTCGCAAACTTCCTGCTCTTTGAAGCACGCCGGGCACGGGACGCACCGACGCCAGAAGCGTGGTTGCCGGTCGCGGTCGAAGCAGAAGAGTGGCTGGAAGACCCGTTGGATTACGGCGACGAGGCTATCCCGTGGATGGGATATGCCGACGCGATCTATCCGGCGTCAGGCTTCCCGGAGATCGAGACCGACGAGGGCGTAGTGATTGTAGACTTCAAGACCGGCAAGACCCCGAACCCGAAGTACCGGGAAGAGGGGATCTATCTTGAAGGCGAATACTACGCGATGTTGTTCGAATCTGAGTGGGATGTAGCCGGCGTTGCCGGGTATTATCCGAAAGCGGATGAATTGATCGTGTCGCCGTTGAAGGAATCCCGCCGGGCGAAGATCCGGCAGGTGGTTCACGAAATGCAGGCGGTGAGTGGCGAGAACCCTGCTCACCTTGAGATCGACGAACAGCCCCTGTGTAAGTGGGGAACTGGGAAGGACGAACAGTGTCCGTACTATGATATGTGTTCCTCGACGTGGGGCGAAGGTCTCAAACACGAAGAGGAGTTCCGGCGTTTAGCCGGCACGCTCTCTGATCACGAACTTGCTGAACATTTCGGGATGGATTTCGGTGCGGTTCGGTACACCAAGTCCAAACTCGGAATCTGA
- a CDS encoding DUF2318 domain-containing protein, with amino-acid sequence MPTTDKTRADKSEVTEILSTAEAVTLPRKEDSVPVSITPEKVEKMDFPLAWLQEVEWEVYPGYYGPHTLLKQVEHGTSTCDECGGEGWYDHHGDIICNTCGMVLNRTPLIVPEDEFNDRAGDPSGNGGHYTFFNPGVVPALNTNMTNGADSEPDVQH; translated from the coding sequence ATGCCGACTACTGACAAGACCCGAGCCGACAAAAGTGAAGTGACCGAAATTCTCTCGACTGCTGAAGCGGTCACACTTCCACGGAAGGAAGATTCGGTTCCTGTATCGATCACTCCAGAAAAAGTTGAGAAGATGGATTTCCCATTAGCGTGGCTTCAAGAAGTCGAGTGGGAAGTCTACCCAGGATATTACGGCCCACACACGCTACTGAAACAGGTTGAACACGGAACATCAACGTGTGATGAATGTGGCGGAGAGGGCTGGTATGATCACCACGGAGATATAATCTGTAACACCTGCGGAATGGTGCTGAACAGGACGCCGTTGATCGTTCCAGAAGATGAGTTCAATGACAGAGCCGGTGATCCGAGCGGGAACGGTGGGCATTATACGTTCTTCAACCCGGGCGTAGTTCCTGCCCTTAACACCAATATGACGAACGGCGCTGACTCTGAGCCGGACGTTCAGCATTGA
- a CDS encoding ERCC4 domain-containing protein, which translates to MIIVVDQREKKPFDFPGVETKEAHLETGDYTVEGFEDRFAVERKSIDDLTKSVGSDRNRFEAEIRRAQAFDEFAVVIEGSREDIEDHNYFSMIHPNAVLGTTEKWPWKYDRLEFIWAGEDEEGNRIYDLAEAKEQAAQQTLRLLDRWYLKAASDLF; encoded by the coding sequence ATGATCATCGTTGTCGATCAGCGTGAGAAGAAGCCATTCGACTTCCCCGGTGTTGAGACCAAAGAAGCCCACTTGGAGACTGGCGATTACACCGTTGAAGGATTCGAAGATCGGTTCGCGGTCGAACGGAAATCGATTGACGATCTCACGAAATCCGTTGGCTCTGACCGGAACCGCTTCGAAGCAGAAATCCGCCGAGCGCAAGCCTTCGACGAATTTGCCGTTGTTATCGAAGGCTCTCGGGAAGACATAGAAGACCACAACTATTTCTCAATGATTCACCCGAACGCCGTGCTTGGGACCACCGAGAAATGGCCGTGGAAATATGATCGCCTGGAATTTATCTGGGCCGGAGAAGATGAAGAGGGGAACCGCATATACGATCTTGCCGAAGCGAAAGAACAGGCCGCTCAGCAGACGCTTCGGCTCTTAGATCGATGGTACCTCAAAGCCGCGTCCGATCTCTTCTAA